The following nucleotide sequence is from Glycine max cultivar Williams 82 chromosome 9, Glycine_max_v4.0, whole genome shotgun sequence.
ATTTGTTCGTTAGTGCTCTCTCCGCGTGTTCATCTCATTGACTGCGTCACCATCGGCGCACATTTTGCTATCTTGCGCCCTCCTTTTCACATGTTGGTTTTAATAACTTGTGCACGACCCTATTTTATCCCCCTGAGTCTTCTCCCTTATAAATTTCTGATCTCTCTCcgtagggttttttttttcttataaatttaggGCAAACACattcattcatttaaaaaaaaaatactattcttAAAAGCTTTTTTAAGAATGAcggttttgaaaatttaaatattaattctcatacattttaattaaaaagaacacACATGTTAACCTAATAATtagaattataataatttttcattagacCTAAGAtgtatcattatcattttatttgtttgaataaacattttaataaaaaaacttaaaattttatttatgattttttttacgtaTGATACTTATCCTCACACTTTTATTAAcacatacatttatttttttcctcaacatCATATTACTTATTTTCAACCATTTTAGAAGTATTAAATCTTCAaactaattattaatcattaacaTAATTCTAACTTGTTcttcttgcaaaaaattgttgTGGTCATAAAATCACCACCGTTGAACATATGCGTTAGTTAAGTTAGAACAAGTGAGAGAAGAAGAACAAGATATATAGATTGGGGAGCATTGTATTGTATAATTGCTAGGAGCATAGAGGAGAGAATAATAAAAAGGGTGGATTTGGTGAGAATCGCAAAACTCCACCCTCCCGTGTCTGTCTGTCTGTCTCTGACTCCATTCCCACCTTCGCCTGCGTCACTCACTCTTCctttctttcacttccttttccTTATCATATCAttattctcttctttttcttttcttttcattcttcaaCGCCCACAACACCACACCACTTTCTCTGTTCTCTCCACATCTCCAACACTCACAtactctgaaaaaaaaaattaaaaaaaatataaaaaataaaaaaaagtttgtttttcttcaacAAACCATGGAGGGACTTCCCCAAGGTTACCGTCCCAACGTTGGTGTCTGTCTCATCAACTCCGATGATCaggtttctctcttttttttttgctaccaAATATTAATGCACCACCCCCCACCCATCATGTTTGTGATTTTGGTTGTTTTTAAATCTTTTGTTTGGTGCGCTAAAGGTCTTCGACAAAGATCTGTCGCTAGTTTTGGCGGAACAATTTCGTACTAATAAgatggttataaaaaaaatcttttgtttagttttatttcttaattatggGAGACAGTTATGTGTTATGATACTGATCTTAATTTGTGTTATGCTCAGGTGGGgttgcttttatttttctggatttaaataaattaacggTTTAAAAGCtggaaaatttagttttttattttaaaaaaaattctaatgttAATTTGTCTCATTTAATTCGGTGGTTAAGATTGATTATTCTTCTTCTCTAGCGGTTATACAAGgttgttattatatttaaattcacCCACCACATAGTAGTACTTAACTGAACAAATATGTTACAGAAACACTCCCCggttgattttttgttttttttaagcaaagtGTTTTCCTTTTCTAGATTTGGAAAATTGGAGGTATTACTAGGCTGAATTTAgatccatgtttttttttctgttttgtttttctttcctaaaTCTTTCCGTGATTAACGAGTGTTTTTAATGAGGTTATCCAAAATGTTGTAAAATGCACACACGCGAACTGGTATTTTGGATTTGAAATTCTGtgggtttatttatttatttttgtgtactgtgtattaattaaagattttacATTGCTGTTCAATGATTTGTTTAGCGTATGATTTTAGCCTATTCTATGAATTGGAGAGGAAAATGTTTTGAAAGTTTTCCTTTCCACCATAGTACAGTCCTTTtgtaacatgatttttttttattggcaaatattagttattagtttTGTTAGAATGTTATTAACCACAACCTCTCTTTTCCCTCTTCTCCCTTCAACCACTAAACTAACCTTATAACTCCTCCTTTTGTTACGTGATGATTAaccatgattttaattttgtttttcagatttttgtGGCTTCTAGGTTGAATGTCCCAGGAGCATGGCAAATGCCTCAGGTGAGCTCATGTTTTACACCTTTAcctaacattttttattcttaacatGAATTCAAGTGATTTATATAACTTTGATGAGAAGGCATTATATAGGCAGAACCTTATTTTTGGAGAGCATCATGTAGTATTTCTTTTGACACATTCACCAGTAAGGGCATGTTGGCTTTTTTAGTAGATGAATGCTGTTGCAAGCAATCATCACTGTTACCATAGTGGTTAGAGCTTGCTATTGCTAATGCTTTTCATTAACATCCCTGTCTCTCTTCTGTTGATGTTGACAACATAGCAATGTTTACAATGCCAAAGAAACTGTTGTGTCACATTCACATAACATAAGGAATCTTTCTATAAGTGCTGCCATATTGCTTGCTTAAAACAAAACTCATATGCTTTGTCATTACCACTTACCATCCATTTTCCAGGACATAAAAATTCCTTACTTATCTGGGTTCATTCTGGCTACACAGTACACTGAGCAATCATGCTTCCAAGAAGAACCTATACTATTATTGaaattgaatattaatataatttaggtGGATAAAGCagaggaaaagagaaaatgaaggctCTAAATAATATTCTGAATTTTTGTATTAGATTGATATTGTATCCTTCATATCATTAATCAAATGATCTGAtgaatactaataatttatgaCATGTACCACCGGTATAAACCCTGCCCGATAAGATTAATAAGTTAATTACTCTAATATTCTTACAATTATAGTGTATGGATGGTCTTTCTACCAAAAaacatttatggatggttttgGCACCTTGCACCGAAGTTCTAACTCATTGTAAAAGTGGATTCTTTGTAGATTTTGGTTATaggattattaaaaaatatcccCCTTTTGTTGCCTGtaataagtaaattattttctatCTCTTTATGGTATTAAATTGTTCTGATAAAATTGACTGTTCTTTTGGGGTTCTCAGGGGGGAATTGAAGATGGTGAAGAGCCCAAATCTGCTGCCGTTAGGGAACTTCGAGAAGAAACTGGAATAGTGTCTGCTGAGATAATTGCTGAGGTTTGCACAAAATCTTTTCTCATTAGATTAAGTTTCTTCTGCAAAAACAGTAAATTTGTTGTTGATATATAATCTAAGCTCTATCTATAGATCAGTGAAATCTTACAACATTCAATTTATTGAGTTTAAAGTATTTTTACCATTGtgtaataaaatgaacaaaaacaatCAGAAGCATGAAACAGAAACACCCAGAATTAGGTTTAAGAGAAGCATTTATACATCTATGACTTGGTACATTATATATAAAACTCTGATCATTTTGATAACTGGGTGGATGTTGATCTTTTAATACATTTGACCGAGCTTGTGCATTACAGGTTCAGAAATGGTTGACATATGATTTCCCTCCTGCTGTGAAGGCTAAAGTCAATCGTCTATGGGGAGGTGAATGGCATGGACAGGCTCAAAAGTGGTgcgtattttgttttaatttattttatgtgctTTACATAGCCACGTACTTGACATTTCAGTGctaacttttgaaaaaattaccTCTAATCTAAAACTTCGGTGGTGTATCCCTATACTGAAAAATATGACCACCCAACTGGGTGAaagataaatgaaattaaatcagTTTGGTCCATAATGCTGGTTAAGACATCGGAATTAAAGTTTATCAACATATGAAACATCCTACCAGGATAAGTGTCCAAAGAAGGCCACTCACAACTTACATGGCTACAAGAGAACAACAGTCTTCAACAATCAACACAATGAAGCTAGAGAAAAGGCAAAAGTGAAAATCCTGAGTGTGAGTGAAGAGAGACAATATAATACCTGTAGTATTCGTATATGGAGATTACATTGTGATCCTTTCATAGTAAAAATTGGTGTTTGTGTTTTGTGCATTTTTTCCATCTTGTGTGGTAGTTGTTTGATCTGGAGTTTCAGGTTTGGTGCTTGTTTTGTCAATTGTGTACTTTAATGTAGATATGAGAAATCATCCACTTTTCCCAATAGGTTTTTTCATTACTCAAGATGGATATCCTGTTTACTTATGGCATGCCAAGTTAGGTTAAAATATGGATAACTTACAAATGCAGTGTCCCAAGCTTACTACACTTCTGGTAGTGAGAATGAGAATTGTCTTAACTCTTAATTATCCAGTTATGTGAATGTACAGTTAGCAAAGCCGATACATtctattgtttttttagttGAGTGCATTGATGTCTATATCCTACCAAAACTCTGCTTTTTATGACATTCATTATGATCATTTGATAGGTTTCTTATGAGATTAACAAAAGATGACAGTGAGGTCAACTTAGCTAATGGGGAAGCAGAACGTGAATTTGCAGAATGGAAATGGGCAGACCCTGAAGAAGTTATTGAGCAGGTTTGTTGGAAAAAAGGAGATTTGAAATAggtgtaatttttttccatttgaAAGACTAATAATGAATGATAACTGATTACAGGCAGTGGACTACAAGAGACCAACCTATGAAGAAGTTATAAGAACCTTCAAGCCTTACTTTCAAGGGAGTGGAATATCTGCCAAATGTAAATCAACAAAGTGGTGAATGTTATTATGAGTGTGCATTGTAGTTCAATCCATTTTCTTATCTAATTTCACTGAGTTTGGATAGCACTCAGCTATGTGTAAAGGGATGATAGTTAGAACTGTTCATTAGGTACTTGCCTTGTAATGATAAGCTATGTGCAAATGCCTAATTTATATTCTAAACCTCCCTGCAAGGATGATTGTGAATGTGTATAGAACTGTTTAATAAAGTAGGAAGCATTGTGCAGCAGAATAGTGATCAAGGCTAAGTGCCAACGTATGAGGACTGGTTTTTATGAGAATCTGCGAAATAGTTTATACTTTCTATGATATTTGTTTCCTGTGTATAAGTAAGATCTGGTTTAATATTGTTGTTCTGGTTTAGGTGTAGGATACTAGTTTCTGTGGACAGGTTCAAATATGGTTCCAGCACTCAAACATGTTAGTACATATTTACTTTAGCTTTCTTGTTTAGTGTTTATTATTTTAGGTGGTGTTTACTATTATTTCTTTGGTTTTGGAGTTTGGACATTCTCTtctccaaatcaaacaaacTACAAAAAAGGTCAATTGAGTAGTTCATTCCTGAAGAAAACCAACATATTGTGGTTAAACCACTTGTACCCAAAGTGTTGTGGTTTAACCAATTGTACCCAAACGTACAATGCATGAGAGTCCCACAATTTTTCCAAAGTTAGAAAACACAGGTCACTTATTGGTAGAGCTTCATAACAAACCAACCAGATAAAGTGTTGAAATATTCTgaagttttaagtttttaaatccTGCTCGATATTTCAGTATAAAGTGCATatagtttataaattataatagaaaTATGGTTTACCAAATTTGCAGATCAAGTGGTGTGCGCATATGGTTTATACGTTTCATTCTGgggcaagaaaaaaaaaatgtatactagtaaaaaaaataaggttaagttgtaattttggtcccctaatttcttaaattcatgattttggtcctcatgataaattattaataaataattatgattaattgagttattaagttaattataaattaatcaaaatattaattattaaaaaactgaataaaaaattgttaaacatAATTTTCCACAACACTATGTTTCTCCTCTTCTGTGTAAACATCTCTTCTACTTTCATTGTCGCATGCAAGTCCACCACTAGTAACATCACAGTAGGATTAATAgtcttctataaaaaaaatttaatgattaatgttttttatttaatctataattaatttaatatctctaataatcacaattatcaattaataatCTATCAGGGGGactaaaatcacaaatttataaaactaaagagatcaaatattacaattaaaaatcaagGGACCAAAATCATGGATTTGAAAAATTAGGGGACCAAAAATCACAATTCAGCCTAAAAAATGACTAACTTGCAAATTAGTTTCCTAATTTTCCAAATTCACGATTTTGTCTCCCTTGATGTTTAATTGTAACCTTTAGTTCCCTTAGTTTTATAAATTGGCGATTTTGGTCTTTTTAGtagattattaacaaataattctaattaatagttataagttaattataaattaataatcttaATCCTCCACAACACTATGTTCATCCTCTTCATAAACACCTCTTCCTCCTCCACAGCTACATGTGACTCCACCAGTAACAACATCACATTAGGGTTAATGATctttaattaaagttttttttaatgattaatggtttttatttaatttataattaatttaataactctATCAATcacaattattagttaataatctaCTAGGGTGACCAAAATcgtcaatttataaaattagggaTCAAATGTTACAATTAAAGATGTATGGTCATTGCTTCATGCACCCCATTTTTTTGTCTCATACACCTCCATAATTTTTAATGGGTTTTGGGGTAACGTATTGAcaatataaatcaattttacattGTTATCTAATCAGAAATCATCATtgatatgacttttaagataattttataaaattcaataaacttACCATACATGATGAATAGTAATTGGATGACAATGAAAactattttacattatcaatgcatagtcctttttctcatttttaatattcccaagttatctttcttttattatagCTTCTTCCATGCTTCTTAAGTCTTGCATCTTTTTCCTCCATCACTCTCCGTCTGTGAGTCTTCCATggaaaaaactatttgaagtaGAAGGTCACATTCCTTGCATGTTCCTCCTTCTTTTGTAGACGACAAAGTCAATATTTCAAGtaagaggttttttttttttcatctgctTTTATTTCTATATTGGTCTATTCGTAAAGAATATGTCCTACAAATTTGCATATCTAGAATTATGCTAACATAATTTCAGATAAGCAAATCCATAAGCCTTTTAACAATGTTATGGATTAAGTAATTTGAAAGACATGTATTTCAGATTACTCAATCTAGAACTAAGTAGGTAACCACCTATCCATTAACTGATGAAATatactattataaataaaagggTACACTAAAGGTAAAAGTATCTTCTAACTCTATTATTCACTCACTGGCTAAAAAATAAAGGGGATACCAAGTAGGAGATTAGATTACTGGTGGCAATGGGTTTGGATAGCACTTCAGAATCTAGTAAGAACATTTAGCATCCACTGTGGGTCAAGGTAAACTTTCCTCGACCACACCATCAAGATATCAATCAAAGAAAATTTCAGAACGAATATGTTTTCAATATGGCTATTCATGTTACAGAGAAATTCAGGGAAGAAATAACCGACTTTTCTTGTTTATCATacattgttaaaataattttgacatGTCGTATAATATCACATTGTTGATATCGGTGTTGATTAATTTTTAGGGGCAAAAAATTATGCCAATGAACATCCCATTTCTAATTTTTGTCACTTACATAATTGCATAATAGCAATGTCACTTTTGATTCTATCTCGGACGAGATCACCCATTTGGCGAAACCATTATAGCATGAACTTTCTTGGTACAACAATTACTCACTTTGTGTCATATTGCCTTAGGGTGGAGTTTAAATGTCAAGGTATATCATATCAGGTACTCTAATATATCATGCATAAATGTATGAGACAAGGGATGACTCAATGTCACATCACAAAATCATGTTGGACAAACCATTAAATGCTAACGTACACAcaagaaaaatgttaattagCGAGGGAATGATTTCTCACAAATCCATCGCTATTCCATTTAGAGAGGGCTTTGCGAGAAATCATTCCCTCGCTAAATCCAAGTAACTAAATGGCGACAAAAATATTTCCTCACAATTCCTTCCTCAATCCCTAGCTAATTCTTCACAACAAAATAAATCTATATGTTCCTCGATAATTCCTTGCCAATCCCTTGAAAATTTCCCACTCTAATTCCTCGCAAAAGTCCCTCACTAATTTCTAATccctcacaaaaatattttattactccCTTGTCAATCCTTCACTAGTCCCTTGCCTATCCTTCGCAATAATCCATTGATATTCCCTCACCAATCCCTAGCAATAATCCTTCGCACATCTCTCGCCAATCCTTCACTACTCCCTCGCCAATCCCTTCGCAATAatccatttgaaaaaataagtCCACGATTTAGTTGTCAAGAGGAGAAATCTGTCTCTTGATTGGAGTTTGGGCTCTCAAGTTACTTCAAAAAACACTTGATTTAGGGTAATTTTTAACAGAATattaaagaaacaaagcaaAGGCTAAATTTAGATGAAAAACAGTAAAATCGACAAAGACATAGAAAGCTAATTGGAAATATAATTGCATATATTGGTTGTTTTTGGTCAAGTCCTTTACAAACATTTCTAATCCACTATTTATActtgtaaaatttaaactagCTTATCCTAAATCATGATTATCAGCGTTCATACATGACCTCTTTGTTTCTATTTGTTTTCGGCTAGTTTCTATGTATTTCAGCTAACCAGCAACACGATAAGCTTCCCACTTTCCGATTTTTAAGGAACCACCTAGATTGTGGGGTCTTCATAGTTTCAACTAATCTTGGCCAGTTATTCTGTGATTTTAGGTACGATTTGAATCTTGATGCgcttatcttttaaatttatccatatttttaaatattggcCGAATTATCTTCCCTAACAGTCAAATTCCACCATCTTATATgaaattataacaattttttttttcggctAAGTCCTTGTCCCGATTCATTCaactaactaaaaatatttcgATTGGAAACAAATGCCCCCCTATATCTTGACGATGATTGGCTACTTAAAGGGTTAAGATATATCCATTTTAGTCTTTCCCTCTTCTTTTAATTCTTGCAACTAACTTTGTATTCAATATCTCTAGCTGTTACATCTACAAAGTTCTTTTCACTTTAAATAGCTTCACTCCACCGTTTGCTAAGGCATTTGATTTACCCTAATCCTTGCTTTCTTTACCTCTAATATTTTCTTCTCCAATTTCACCATGTCTACTACCACCAACAGTTcccaacttgcttgattacaatgaaccctcatctagagtttttctctttgataacatattgttgctagtagtccctattgttgcaatatgttcttcgaaggggatgatacctctagggaccatcaagagagatatgaccatctttgggattatcactaaaaacccTTTTAGCTCTCTCacatataggtcccttgaataggggcacggagcggacacgctgcgtgccatttttcacactgccatgcataagtgtcatgtacccttttgcttatattttgtgaatatcgtcatactatgtacattcccgtgttgcgcctttcgcatatgcatcacgcacGGATTCTATTTTGATCCCCTCTCATTGTctaaatggtccaacgccttaaatgacctttcatccaattaaaacatatcttgcaaaaaaggataaaaaaataacttaaccaaaacgctttgttcacaaaagaactacgtaggtctgattttctcatcacaattgaggaatacgtaggagcaaagggaaacgcccttgtcgaccataaaaagataaaaaacataaaaaggcataaaaaagacataagaacgtaaaaagggaaaagaatataaattgaagtcatatttgcacatttgattaaaggctgtcgtctcttgtgacggacgcgtggggtgctaataccttccccgtgcataaattcaactcccgaacctttcacttaaagttcgtagaccacgtcttttctagtttttccgacgtttttctcaaataaacgttggtggcgactccgcgcgtattcctttcttggaagacgcacccgctagtcacgcgtcgccctcccgccgaagggtaggttgcgacaggacccctccaaaggcaagccttccgcaaagtgtacggaaagattttagatttgaccacagctgaggtatttacggaagccatTGTATCCCttgcccaatactatgaccagccattGAGATGCTttacgtttggggacttccaaatagtatcgactgttgaagaatttgaggagattatAGGATgccctctcgggggaagaaaaccgtatcttttctccggatttcttccctccttgagcaagattgcagctgtggttggagattcggcgagagagttggatcgtatgaagcaaacttgaaacggcgtagtgggcctaccgcggaaatacttggaaggcaaggcaaaggatatggcgaatcaagaggagtgggtctcgtttgcggatatactagctttgctaatctttggggttgtcctctttccaaacgtggacagtttggtggacctagccgcaattgatgctttccttgcatatcaccatagcaaggagagcccgatggtagctatcttggcggacttatttgatacatttgaccaaAGGTGCGAGATGAACAGTGCACAGATtgtctgttgcttacccgctctttgtgtgcggttggtttcacacctattccaacaagaaataaggcacccgtgtccgcttcaaagttatcgctcgtgcgtcgaaaagagaagagtagattgggaccaatacttggctgggataggaggcagcataatcaactggtttcctcgatggaaggaaggaaaggagggagttctcttctcatgtggggactacccaaacgttccgttgatagggacgaggggttgtattaactataatcccgcacttgctataagacagttagggtaccccatgaggggagcaccgacggaagagagtctctcgcctttccttgtgagagatttcggcgcgcaaagtttcaagattgtacaaagagtccacaaggcgtaggaaagcccgttaaggaaagataaagaacttaggggcatccgtaatggcatcatcggtggttatcatgaatggctaagagttcatacacgagggttagattggctctccaagttgaaaattatcaacgaggagaacttcgaagctccggaagaggatgaagaagtccaagctctaaaaacagagctaggaaaggcaagactcgccaaagaaaaattcaagttagtcgctacagacatccggaaagagtgtgtcgagttacgagaggaaaatgcggctaccgcaagagccctcgaacgagaaaccaagaggactcgcaaggaagagcatggccgagataaattccaaggagctttgtggggcagcaacaatgagctcaagctccggagagaggaaagagaccagtcacgagtacatggcatggtcttaaaggaggagttagctgcttgctcaagatccaagaggagtttggtccgacacttagaagccacggagcaaagcatgctagctataatagggcagtacaaagaagagttaaaccagtctttgacccatgaacaaaagctagtagaggacttcgcacaagcgtacgccgagaaggaagcaagagggagggtgattgatgcattgcatcaagaagtgaccatgtggatggataggttcgccttgaccttaaatggaagtcaagacctcccgcgactactagccaaagcaaaggcCATCGCCGAAGTGTGTTCAGCTCCAGAggaaattcatgggctaatgaattactgtcaacacatgatagatttaatggcccatataattagaaaccgttaggttctgttgtaacacttttgtatgatcttggctagataaaagcttttgttcctttttataaaaaagagaagttctgaaactcatcGTGTTGTCTAAAaaggccttgaggtggatccaagtgctctgatcattcattagcatattcatgttttggtggcatgctcaccactgtttgtttctttagggaactcaccataactaaaaaagcgcaaaggcacccctataacaccagATCCAGAAGTAAGATGGATAACGAAGAtggagtgcaagaacagatgaaggctgacctatcggccttaaaagatcagatGGCTTATATCATGGAGGCCATGCTAAAGATTCAAAAAACTATAGAAGATAATGCTACGGCGGCCGCTTCCACTACAATtagggaagcggaaccggtgctACAGCCTGCAATAAACTTAGGCCAAGACAGAAACACGATAgttttcaatcggaggtatagtcctcaagcctacccttatggtttgtctccggacttcactccccgttcccctccagacgatttgagccaagcccctaccttcgaggggcagctccctcctcatgccgactatcctctgtaagaagatgatgaaggagatgcccatttaggccctctacttcccTTCAAGGAACCAGCCCCCCATGAGGttccccaaccaaacatagtccgccatgtcCCGTCTCCATCCACACCCGTTAAGGAACTCGTTCCCATTgcaaaagacaagggaaagattgatctACTTGAAGAGAGGCTGAGAGCAATAGAAGGCCTCGGCAACTAtccattctcggatttagcagatctgtgtctggtacctaacatcatcattcctcccaagtttaaagtaccagattttgataaatacaaagggacgacgTGTCAAAAAggtcatcttcggatgtattgccgaaggatGAGGGCATATTCTACGGACAAAAAGCtgttaatgcacttctttcaagacagcttagccggagcagcagtggcgtggtacaccaatctggaagcttctcagatccggtcatggaaagacttggcaactgccttcattaggcagtaccaatacaacacggatatggctcctgattggaaccaacttcagagcatgaccaaacgggaacatgagtccattaaagaatatgctcaaaggtggagagacctagcagcccaagtcgtcccACCTATGACTGAGAGGGAAATGATcacgattatggtagatacaTTGCCTATGTTCTACTAcgagaagctgataggatatatgccggctaactttgcagacctcgtcttcgccggagaaagaatcgagtccggactgaggaaaggcaagtttgaatatgcctccaacgctgcccccaacaacaatagaagagccccagtggtgggcacacggaaaaaggaaggagatacccacgcagtcaccaccgccccaacatggatgaaaacgCCCCAAAACGCccaaaactcataccaacacaaccaccCGAACTTTTCGATCTGAGCCGgaagttccctcccaactcaaCTGGAAGGGCCTCCCACAACTGAAAAAACGCCTGCCCAACACGCAGCTCCAGCCATTCCCCGGCCAGCCAATAATACAACTCCTGGCGCGAACTATAACAATGCACGACGCCCCCCGAGAGACGAGTTCTCTCCTGTTCCCATGGCGCATTCCGAGTTGTGgccctcattattggaaaatcatttggtggtggccatacccgggaaggtcttc
It contains:
- the LOC100790864 gene encoding nudix hydrolase 25, with product MEGLPQGYRPNVGVCLINSDDQIFVASRLNVPGAWQMPQGGIEDGEEPKSAAVRELREETGIVSAEIIAEVQKWLTYDFPPAVKAKVNRLWGGEWHGQAQKWFLMRLTKDDSEVNLANGEAEREFAEWKWADPEEVIEQAVDYKRPTYEEVIRTFKPYFQGSGISAKCKSTKW